In a genomic window of Myotis daubentonii chromosome X, mMyoDau2.1, whole genome shotgun sequence:
- the RTL3 gene encoding retrotransposon Gag-like protein 3, producing the protein MVEDLAASYIALKLENEILQAQVQRLMEENAALQAQIPELHKPQAAKEDEPVQKPTEAQEPPKPSEPLETPAAWDHTNPPEFEDPQKPREPQSLPIVHGLSAACVSQKPPEAKELEKFPMALEVHKPFEVKEAQEPPHTKDALKAQEAQNLELQDLPNAQDPQETPECQETSTLLEPLELQAPKEPLQSCMPQAPLDLSDAQEFLELSAPQESLEGLIAAETSATSEFPQSPSGLEAEAFPLEYPLAFNGNSQKFPEFLVQLNSYMRVRGHLYPTEAALVSFVGNCFSSEAGKWFQPLVYIQRPLLEQFGSFIQVLQDTLNNPENMEDANHRIRRLCQGEDPVHQQVTHFHLIAQKLNLGESTLCIQFQESLASSIREELSSSSSATNLSDLITQCISLEEKLNVKPDPNPQGTIPSEERAGPENQPGENRPVQAASNRPRLCEAERARRREGHLCLYCAHPGHFARDCPVKPHRAQQAGNIQARR; encoded by the coding sequence ATGGTGGAGGACTTAGCAGCCTCCTATATTGCTCTGAAATTGGAGAATGAAATTCTCCAGGCCCAAGTGCAGAGGCTGATGGAAGAAAATGCTGCCCTGCAGGCCCAGATCCCAGAGCTCCACAAGCCCCAAGCAGCCAAGGAGGATGAACCAGTCCAGAAACCCACAGAGGCCCAGGAGCCCCCAAAACCCTCAGAGCCCCTGGAAACCCCAGCAGCCTGGGATCATACAAATCCCCCAGAGTTTGAAGATCCCCAGAAGCCCAGAGAGCCCCAGTCACTTCCAATTGTCCATGGACTCTCAGCAGCCTGTGTGTCCCAAAAGCCTCCAGAGGCTAAGGAGCTGGAGAAGTTCCCAATGGCCCTGGAGGTCCACAAGCCCTTTGAAGTCAAGGAGGCCCAAGAGCCCCCTCATACCAAGGATGCCCTAAAAGCCCAGGAGGCCCAGAATTTAGAGCTCCAGGATCTTCCAAATGCCCAAGATCCCCAGGAGACACCAGAATGCCAGGAGACCTCAACACTCCTGGAGCCCCTGGAGCTTCAGGCTCCCAAAGAGCCTCTTCAGTCTTGCATGCCTCAGGCCCCCCTGGATCTTTCAGATGCCCAGGAGTTCCTAGAGCTCTCAGCACCTCAGGAGTCCCTGGAGGGCCTAATAGCTGCTGAGACATCAGCCACTTCAGAGTTTCCACAGTCCCCTAGTGGGTTGGAGGCTGAAGCTTTCCCCTTAGAATACCCTTTAGCCTTCAATGGGAATTCCCAGAAGTTTCCTGAATTCCTGGTTCAATTGAATAGTTACATGAGAGTCAGAGGGCACCTGTATCCCACTGAAGCAGCCTTAGTGAGCTTTGTTGGTAACTGCTTCTCAAGTGAGGCTGGAAAGTGGTTCCAGCCCTTAGTATATATCCAAAGACCCCTGCTGGAGCAATTTGGAAGTTTCATACAAGTGCTCCAGGATACTCTTAACAATCCAGAAAACATGGAAGATGCCAACCACCGCATCCGTCGGCTTTGCCAAGGGGAGGACCCTGTCCACCAGCAAGTGACCCACTTCCACCTCATTGCTCAAAAGCTAAACTTGGGTGAAAGTACTCTCTGCATCCAATTTCAAGAAAGCCTTGCTAGTTCTATTCGAGAGGAACTGTCTTCCTCAAGCTCAGCCACTAACCTATCTGATCTGATCACCCAGTGCATCAGCCTTGAAGAGAAGCTAAATGTTAAGCCTGATCCAAATCCACAAGGTACAATTCCCTCTGAGGAGAGAGCTGGGCCTGAGAATCAACCAGGTGAAAACCGGCCTGTGCAGGCTGCCAGCAATCGCCCACGCCTCTGTGAAGCTGAACGGGCTCGACGCCGTGAAGGCCACTTGTGCCTCTACTGTGCTCATCCTGGTCATTTTGCCAGAGATTGCCCTGTCAAGCCTCATCGTGCCCAGCAGGCGGGAAACATCCAGGCCCGGCGGTAA